In the genome of Candidatus Omnitrophota bacterium, one region contains:
- a CDS encoding helix-turn-helix domain-containing protein, which yields MSHKDKQELARQRMTLLIKVRSGGMTATEAAQQLGVSRKTWYEWENRALNAMNTALEDRLPGRPPAAVDTEKELLQKRVAELEKQLYLAKQTEEVRNLLAAYELYHAKKKRNRKERR from the coding sequence AGGAGTTAGCGCGGCAACGCATGACGCTGTTGATCAAAGTCCGTTCGGGCGGGATGACCGCAACGGAAGCGGCGCAGCAGCTCGGCGTCTCGCGCAAAACATGGTACGAATGGGAGAACCGGGCGCTCAACGCGATGAACACGGCCCTGGAAGACCGCTTGCCGGGCAGACCGCCGGCTGCCGTGGATACAGAGAAGGAGTTGTTGCAGAAACGCGTAGCGGAACTGGAGAAGCAGTTATATCTTGCCAAGCAGACCGAGGAAGTACGGAACCTGCTGGCAGCCTATGAACTGTATCATGCGAAAAAAAAACGGAACCGAAAGGAGCGGCGATAG